The uncultured Sphaerochaeta sp. genome includes the window CGAAGAGGCAGGAAAGGAGTACCCATGGCGCAGATGACTAAGTTGGCACTGGCCCAATCCTTAAAGCAATTGATGGCTGATCATACCTTGAACAAGATTACCGTTAAGGAAATCGTGAATCGTTGTGGTGTGAACCGCCAGACATTTTATTACCACTTCAGAGATATCTACGATTTGCTTGATTGGATGTTTATCAATGAAGGTCAAGAGTTTGCCCGTCGCTATCCCAGTATACATACAAGGGATGATGGTGAGTCTGCAGTGAGGAGCATGTGTACCTACCTTGTAGAAAACAAGATGATGATCATGAATATCTACCACAGTCTTGGTAGAGAGTTGCTTGATCGCTATCTCTGTCGCGAAATGGCAAAACTACTTCAGGGTACCCTCTCTGACCGTGCCAAGGAATTTGGAGCCAGCGAGGAAGACCTTGCATTCCTTATTGATTTCTACAAGCACGCATTTGTCGGGTCCTTGCTCGATTGGGTTCAAGCGGGACTCCCTGGGGAAA containing:
- a CDS encoding TetR/AcrR family transcriptional regulator C-terminal domain-containing protein codes for the protein MAQMTKLALAQSLKQLMADHTLNKITVKEIVNRCGVNRQTFYYHFRDIYDLLDWMFINEGQEFARRYPSIHTRDDGESAVRSMCTYLVENKMMIMNIYHSLGRELLDRYLCREMAKLLQGTLSDRAKEFGASEEDLAFLIDFYKHAFVGSLLDWVQAGLPGEIDEIVLQFIPMLKGTFDSALKRMALSR